A section of the Cydia splendana chromosome 1, ilCydSple1.2, whole genome shotgun sequence genome encodes:
- the LOC134792756 gene encoding uncharacterized protein LOC134792756, giving the protein MVVAAVVASRSMTWSSQGVILPTPVHLWLRRAHSTALLILAVLGRGACDVPPRPTRTLHHSAAPCRERATLFNQVSPMFPTNKTNERDCRLHKYYYWISSRTQEESQGCRSALKQRTIYK; this is encoded by the exons atggttgtcgctgccgtcGTCGCCAGTCGCTCAATGACGTGGTCGAGCC AGGGAGTAATACTACCGACGCCAGTCCACCTGTGGCTCCGGAGAGCACACAGTACTGCCCTGCTGATCCTGGCCGTCCTGGGACGCGGCGCCTGTGACGTCCCACCGAGACCTACGCGCACACTCCACCACAGCGCCGCGCCGTGCAGAGAACGTGCCACTCTTTTTAACCAG GTGAGCCCCATGTTTCCAACCAACAAGACAAACGAAAGAGACTGCAGGCTACACAAGTACTACTATTGGATATCTAGCAG aacacAAGAAGAGTCTCAAGGCTGCAGGAGTGCACTTAAACAGCGGACGATTTATAAATAG